ATCATACAGGTGTCTGGAGGTGCAGCGCCCTGGCATGAACTCCCGGCTCTCCCACTCGACGGACACGAGCAGTGCCTCTTTCTCCGGCACCTCAGCCGCCGGCCCAGCAGGCTCTTCAGCGTGTGACTCATGTTGCTGTTCGCCAGTGGGCTGCACTTCTTCAGACAAGGAAGGTTCCTCGGGCTCGATATCTACGGACGGTGGTTCCTCTTCTCCAAACAAGCCGGGCAGCGGGAACGGGTACTCAGAATCCATCCACGAAGGTACCTCCGGCTCAATTTTAACTTGCTCAGGCATCCTTTGTGTGGGGAAGTAAAACACCTCGTGGTGCCGCGAAACGGCCGGATCAAAGGCAAGGAACACGCCTTCGATGCCGGTGCCGTGACCGGCAGGCGAGCATGCCGCAACGTCGTCGGGTTGCACACGTAGACATTCCAGCCGCCAGGACCGTACGCGTAGCTGTCGCTGAGGAACAGGCCGTTGCAGTGGTGCTTCACGCGGTAGCAATCGTCCCAAAAGAttgggcggcgccggtgccctGGCGGGCCGAACAAGGCAGAGTCCGTCTCGAAGCCATAGTAGGTGGCGAAGATGCCGGGGAACTCACGCGGGAAGAcgtgcgggaggaggaggccgtgggAGTCGACGATGCCGCGCCATGACCGGCATACGAGCCTGCAGGACGCGGCGGAGGATGGCGAGGAGCACGTCGTAGGGGAAGCAGAGGCCGTTGCCGACGGCGTCGTCGTTGGTGCCCATCACGCGCCGGAGGCCAGTCGCGATGCACAACTTGTCAATCCGTGCGAATTTCTTGTCAAGGGATACCTACAATCTTTACCTTGTCAACTTGTCAATCCGTAGTGATCCTATATGATCGATGGAGAATTAATTCTGTATTTATTCGGTTTATCAAGGGGGCTTAGCTTCCTTGTCTCTCACGGTTTATTGATAGCTCGGATTTGATACCAAATTCGAACGAATCTATGCGAATTTCTTGGCTACTACGGTTTTAGAATTAGGAAGCCGGTGACAAAATCTCCGGAGCTTCGCGACCCTTTCTGACAGATTCTTGTGCCAGTTCAGGGAAGGCTGTCAACTTCAGTATATTTCGCATCAAGAAACAATTTCACAATGCCGATATTTTAGTGGTTTGCCACGTCAAACTGAGAGAAGAAGAGTTGTACATCGATGATTATTGTTTTAAGCAGCACTGAGAATTTGCATGACGCAGATCGTCCTGTGGTGAACTGAAATTCTACTAAACCTGTGCCCAACCATTTATCAATCCTGGTTCTGAACATATGCCCAGCATATGTATATCAAGTAGTTTAGCATGTATGTTCAGCGCCGGTGAAATACACAAGTCCTGATGACTCCTGAATATCGACCCAGGGATTTGATCATTATTCAAAACAACACATGCTCCGGCTAACCTGATAAATTCAGGTCCTtttcggaagaaaaaaaaccctgaTAAATTCAGGTGCCTCTCCAGCAAAAATACATACAACCATGCATCCGAGTGGAATTTTATTATAGGAACCTTCATAATCATCACCGGTAGCAAGCAATACaaaggtaaaagaaaaaaaaacagtaaatCAAGAATCCAATTGTGCATAGCCTAATAAGTCACGGTTACACTTGCGTATATCACGGTATCTCACGGTCGCTAAACAAGTCAGCCAAATCTACTCCTGCTTATATCGCTGCGTCTAAAATTAGGAAGTTATTAACATCTTCAGATCGCTGTTACACTTGTAGAATTCTAGTAATTACAGTAATAGCCTAGATTGTTTCTTTGTCCAATTCCTCAGATCAAGAAACCCCTGCATTTGAATCATTCCGTAAGAAATGGCTGGCTAAGGTAAGCGTCTcggaaggaagaaaaagaaatttcaGCGGTGAACCCTGATATTAATTAGAGCCatacagaagaagaaactTCAACTGTAATTAAGAGTTTCAGACAAAGGACATATGCCAACATCTCAAGATACTGAAGAATGATGAGAGTTTCATTGCCATGAGAATCCACAAATAAAATTACTGGCAGCCAATAGCagcaaaaaaacaattttttgagcGAAGCCAATACCAGCATTATCGTTTCCCTTTCTATAGAAGCACATTATGGGCTCACTTTTTCAGCCATCCAATCACTGGACTCATCTCCCTCCTGGGCTCTTCTGAACATCAACCTCTGATTGCTTTTTAGGTTCACATAATCAACCTAAGTAGAAAAACCAAGAGTATTAAGCAACATAACCAGGGGCATATAAATCTGAAATTTTCTAAACAATTGCGGCATGCAGATTCTATGTTTCAAAGTATacacaaatactccctccgttccataattcttgtcgaaatattacatgtatctagacgctttttaggaatagatacatccattttgggacaaatttgagacaagaattatggaacggaggtagtacttaTTAGAAATCCTGAGCAACACAAACAAAGTTCAAAATAGAGGTACCTAATCTAACCTTTTCAGGATCAAGAGTCAGAAGACAATACGCATCAACTGGGCCAGCTGATGCGTCGACATGAACATCCTTAATATGATCATCATTTGCAACAGGAAGCCCTGGGCATGGTCCTAAGTACTGTGATCTCGACTTAACTGAGCTTGCAAACCAAGCTTTCTCTCTCAGCTGTACAAAGAAACCACAAGTCGACAACCACTGTTTACCATGGGTTAATCAAAATAATGAAAGTAAACTGACACTACATAAGCGAGCAACAGAAGATGGTTTATTGTTCCTGAACATACACGAAAGCTTCGAAAAGTGAAAGTTATCTGAGATATCGACACACGGTTAAACCATTGTCTGTTGACGGGGTGATCAGACCCATGTGAGCTAGAACAATTACTAGTTTGGGCATAACCAAAGCTGTGGCACTATAGTTATGCTTCCATAATCGTCTAAAGATAACAGTTACGCTTCCATTTGTTACCCCACTCCACTTTACAGAGCAGAGCACAATCAGAGGGACTGTCATAAGCTCTAACCTGGAGCTTGGCAGGGTCCAGGCTCGAACCATCGATCACATCTATGATACCGCTGATACGAAACTGTTCCCAGGAATCAGTGAAGTACCAGCATATCTACAAAACATCCAAGATCAGCCCTTTCTTCTACAGGCACCTGTACATCTTAAAACAGCGTTAAATAATCGTGCCAGTCCATGACATACCTCACCCAGAGGCCACTCCTTGATCTCACTGATCTATTCGATCACAATCCACACATGGAAAACGAGCAAGGGAAAATCAGTAAACAGCAATAGACACTATGACCAACGGCGATGCACTGCACACACAAGAAGTCAAGTAGTTTTGCATAGCAAGCACGGGGATGGCAAGCAACGACCTTGTTGCTTCGTGCGTCTGTATTTATCTGAATCTTGTCGCAGTGTTCCAGGAATCCCCTAATAATGAGATAACAAACCGAAAACGATCAGAACCGAACGGGTAAGAAGTGAAGGAGGAAGCTATTACGCTGGCCAGCCGGGCACCTGAACACGACGGTCCGATTCGccggcctgccgccgccgctcaccgTGGCCTGAAACGATCGGTCGTTAGGGCATCCAGTTTGGGGGTCAGAGAGAAATTAATGGGGGTTGGAGCGTACTAGCTGGAAGAAGGTTGAGTGCTTGAGGTGGGCGTTGGCGTCCAGCGCTCGCTGCAGCAGCGCCCTCCAGGGGCTCGAGAGcgccgacgcggcggcgccaccgccggccatctctgctcgccgccgcctcgtgtCCTCTCGCCTCCCTGCAGGGTTCGTTCACTGATTTCGTCCTGCCCGCGGATGCTGGGGCAACTGAGAGGTTGACGGCTAGGATTTGTCTCATCGATCTCCCGAGGACCCACAGGTCAGTAGGGTAGATTACAGTTCACTTGTACTACTACAGTACTGTAGTATGGCCTGGGTATGGGTTATCAAGATTTTGCAGTTACTACTCTCACTCGGTTCAAATTATAAGAAGTTTTGGCAAGTTAAAACAGtatgtctaaatatgaattttGGACTTGAAAATTTCAGGCTTCACGTAGCTCGACTCTAAAAGCAATTCCGCTAGCTACTGCTTTTCTAATGCAGACATTTCAGAGAATCCTACTCGTAGTACATAAACTGAACTGGttgtccaacaaaagaagcGGTCTCGATTTAAACTGATCGTGTAATTTGTTACTGTATTTCTTTTTCAGTGACTGTGTGTGAGACGGCTTTAGAATCGAGTGACAGTTTTTAGCCTGACGATGATGATCAGAGACAGGAACAGCACCCATATCTCCAACCGTAGGAATCCCGTGAAAAATGGAGGATGGATACTTGGATAGGCAGTTGTTCACCCGCAAACTGACGCACATTTTCCTGCCGTTCGACGACCCATCCCTGATTTACACCATTCGCAAGAACATCTCAATACCATACGATTTAGTAGTGGCAGTAACCAATTCAAGGACACCTCTATCTAACTTTAAACGGCGTTGACAAGAGCGCCAGGCTACATCTCACATCTGCATATGGAGAAACTCGCTCGAAAGCTCTTGCATTGccctccctccatgccggctTCCATCTACTCCATTGGCAATGTGGCATGGCCTCATCACATCGAGTTTGCACTTTGCACTGACCCATCATCTGATCCTGACGACCTTGAAATGATCTCTGCCCCAACAGCGGCCAcgggcgccggcgacggcgagagaTCGACAGCGCAGGCACGGCACGAGGGCGACACGTGGGACTGTCAGACCGCCCGTGGACCCACACCGGACTGCCGCCCTGCCAGACAGAAAAGGGTGCCTGCCcgcctgcaggctgcagctttCCTGCGTCCATCTCGAAACAAAAACTTCCCTGGAGCCGCTGCAATTCCTGCGAAAATTTTACTGCACTACAGTGGTTGGCTTTGGCTTTGACAAGCTTTGTCCTAGATTCCGACAGGAGCCATCGGGGATATTTACATCCATCGTTTCCATCATCATCAGGGGGGTCTCTTCTTTGCATTGCAGTTGCAGGCCAAGACGGGAAACGAAATGAGACCAAAATGTTGGATAAAAAGAGGCAACCCAGCAGCGCATCTCATCGAGATCGGCGACCGATGGCTGGCCTGGCGACGATTTCATTGCACTCTGC
This is a stretch of genomic DNA from Brachypodium distachyon strain Bd21 chromosome 1, Brachypodium_distachyon_v3.0, whole genome shotgun sequence. It encodes these proteins:
- the LOC100825452 gene encoding pyridoxine/pyridoxamine 5'-phosphate oxidase 2 codes for the protein MAGGGAAASALSSPWRALLQRALDANAHLKHSTFFQLATVSGGGRPANRTVVFRGFLEHCDKIQINTDARSNKISEIKEWPLGEICWYFTDSWEQFRISGIIDVIDGSSLDPAKLQLREKAWFASSVKSRSQYLGPCPGLPVANDDHIKDVHVDASAGPVDAYCLLTLDPEKVDYVNLKSNQRLMFRRAQEGDESSDWMAEKVSP